In Hahella sp. HNIBRBA332, the genomic window TCAGGGTAATCAATGCGGACGTGCAACAAAAAACGGTCCAGCTGCGCTTCCGGCAACGGATAAGTGCCTTCCTGCTCTATGGGGTTCTGCGTGGCCATGACCATAAACAGACCATCTAACGGATAACTGCGTCCGCTCACGGTAACTTGTCGCTCCGCCATGGCTTCCAGCAGCGCGCTTTGCACTTTGGCGGGAGCGCGGTTGATCTCATCCGCCAGCACTAAGTTGTGAAAAATGGGGCCTTTGCGAAACTCGAAGTTCCCCGTCTCTGGACGATAAATGTCGGACCCGGTAATGTCCGCCGGCAGTAAATCGGGAGTGAACTGGATGCGCTGGAAGTCGCCTTCAATATTGGAAGCCAGTTCTTTAATTGCTTTGGTTTTGGCGAGGCCGGGCGCCCCTTCGACCAATAAGTGGCCGTCAGCGAGCAGAGAGATCAGCAACCTATCGAGCAGGTGTGACTGTCCGATAATGGATTCACTGAGTTGGTTCTTTAGATCGAGAAGAGTGGCCTGTAAGGACATGCTTAACCTAATACCAGTGTTTGCGTTGTTCTTCCAAAAACGTCAACAAACCCTCGACGCATCCGCCGGAGGTTCCGGGCCTGTAGCGGGCTTAAGATGTTAGGAAACTCAGCTGCAGGCGTCCAGCGCCAACGTGACAGCATTCTGCAATAATTAACTTTGTTTCGTTATTAATTATTCGTCATAACATTAAACTATCAATGCGACGACTGCGGTCGCCCTCAAATCGACAAGCGAGTTGCGCAGCGAAAATCAAAAGCCGCCTAGCTGTCATGTTTTAAAGTGCGTACTGTAGAATGCCGATTCAAGGGTGATTAAGATTTTTTAACCTTGATTAAGCCAGAGTGGCGCAGCTACCCACTTTTGATATGCGCGTTGGAGTTGTTCGTGGAAATCAAAGAAACAAGGGCTGAACGCTATTACGAACGGCAGCCAATCTTCAGTAAGTCCGTTTTCTTAATCTCTGTGATATTTTTCCTGTTCGGCGGAGCTTTCGTCGATAAGTCGCTCCTAGATGAGTATTGGGTGGCGGTTCTTATCCTGGCGATGGTTAGTGTGCTGGCGTGTATTGAGATAGAGCGTCGCGAAAAGACCCGTTGGGTAGAGGCCGTCTTGTTAAAGTATGAGGGCGACCAGCTTATATTTGAGCAGAGAGACGGGGTTCAAACGCGAACCGTTGAGGTTGCACTGGAGAAGGTGAAAAAGATTACCTATGGGAAAAAATTTATCTGCTTTGAAGGCGCGCACCCATATTCCAAATTAATAGGTATTCAGAAAAGTCTCCGGCCTCACGTAGGGGAATTAATCGAGAGTATCCGGGCTGCGCGGCCTGATATTCATTTCGAATCGCAGTAGCAGTAATTGAATGAAGTGTTGTAAGCGGCGGACCTATGAAAATTGAAAGGTGGAGAAAAGTAGCCTTCGAAGAGAAGTCTTTGTGGCTGGAAAAAATAGTGCTCGGCGTTGTGTGGTTATTGATCTTTACATCCGGCCATAACTTATGGAATCCCTATCCAGTGCTGGGCCTGTTAGCCCTTCTGCTTGGATTAGGCGCGCTTTGGCGCGTTGTACGAGGAACCAAGTACCGCTGGGAGTTGGAGACATTATTGTCGTATGACGGGGATAAAGTGGTGTTCGACCTTTATCCTGAGCGTAAAGAAGTGCGTCCCATAGAGGTTTTAATCGCTAAAGTTGAGCTGATACGTTACAGCAACACATTTGTGTATTTTGAAGGCGCGTATCCCTATGCAAAGGAAGCTTCCTTCGCAAAAAAGTTCCTGCCTCATATCAAAACGCTGATCAGCAAAATACGAACTTCATATCCGAATATTAAAGTTGAAGAGGTCTGATAACGCAGCGGTTAAATGGGGTGGTTAAAATCCGTTCTTTTGTTGCGTGTTATTGCCTAGGTATTTCCACCTACCAATGTGGTTGTGATAGAACGCTTTTTTGCAAAGCGTTCTCCGTAACTCTATGAAAAAAATAATAAAAAAATTTCGTTAGCGGCGATTTTTGATCTTTTGTAGTAGGTACTAAACTGTATTAAAAACGCGTATCCGCCCTGCTAGGCTCTCGGCTCCCAAACAGCATAAACAGATTTCAATACCTGAACTATTCTTAAAACTGCAGGCGTCATCTCACTCAGTTCACTGCCTCGTTGTAAAAGAAGTTTTGGGGTCGTTGCTTTTTTTGAGCCAATAATAAAAAGGTGCAAATTTAATGAAGCAGATTAGCGTAGAGACCAGGGAGCAGTTTTTTGAACTTTTAGAGGAGGAGTTCAAAAAGAAACTGGATCCTGGCTTAGCGGAGGATGTGAACCGGTTCGCCCGGCTTTATCTCGAAATGTCGCCTCTGGACGAAATCCGTAGTCGCCGTCTGGCGGATATCTACGGCGCTGTCGTCGCCTGTTGGCACTTCCTGCAAGAACATCATCAAGACCAGCCCAAGGTCACCGTATTCAACCCTGACCTGGAAACTCACGGCTGGCAATCCACCCACACCGTTATAGGCATTCTTCACAATAACATTCCCTTTATCGTCGACTCGGTGCGTATGGGGCTGAACCGCATGGAGCTGACGCTGCACTCCATTCAGCATGCGGTTCTGTACATCGAGCGGGACAGCTCCGCCAAACTCAAGCGCGTTATCGGCCGCGATGAAGAGCCGGCGCGGGAGTTGGGCGAGTCCATGGTGTATGTGGAGATTGATCGTCATAATGATCCCGCTGATCACCAGCGCATCAGAGAGGAACTGGAGACCGTTCTCGGCGAAGTGCGGACTGCGGTAGGCGACTACGAGAAAATGAAGTCGCACGCGCAAGAACTCATCAGCGAGTTCGAGAAAGATATTCCCAATGTCAAAAAAACGGATTTAAAAGAAGCGAGCGAGTTTTTGAAGTGGTTGGCTGCGGACCATTTCACTTTCCTCGGATACGATGAGTATCAGTTCAAGAAAGCCGGTAAAGACACCATCATTCAACAGGTTGCGGGTTCTGAATTGGGTATCTTGAAGAGCCATCCAGAACGTCCCGCGATGATGAAGTTGAGCGATCTGCCTCAAAAAGCCCGTCGGCAACTACTGCAATCTGAAATTTTCACCTTCGCCAAATCGTCGCAACGCTCGCGGGTGCATCGTCCCGCTTATCCTGATTATGTGTCAGTGAAGAAGTTCAACGAGCAGGGGGAAGTCATTGGGGAGCGCCGCTTCCTGGGTCTATATACCTCACGGGTTTACCACCAGCGTCCTGACGATATTCCATTGGTCAGACGCAAGGTCAAGCATGTCCTGAAGCGCTCTGGTTTCAATCCTAGCGACTACGCTGGCAAAGAGTTGGATCAGATTCTGGCGGTTTATCCCAGAGACGAGCTGTTCCAGTTGGGGCGCGATGATTTGTTCGATGTGGCCATGGGGATTCTGTATATCCAGGAGCGCCGCAAGATTCGTCTGTTTATTCGCGAGGACGTGTACGGTCAGTTTGTCAGCGCCATCGTGTATGTGCCGAGAGACCTGTACAGCACCGATCTGCGTCTGCGCATTTCCGATATTCTGGTCAAGGCTACCGGCGCAGAAGACGTAGAGTTCACCACTTATTTCTCCGAATCCGTGCTGGCGCGTACGCAGTTCAACCTGCGCGTACCGCAAGCGGAGCGTCGCGACCTGCGTCCTGCAGAGCTGGAAGAGCGCATCATCGCAGCGGCTCAGTCCTGGCAGGATGGCCTGATGGAGAGCCTGTACGAGGCGCATGGCGAAGAACAGGCCAACGCCTATATTCATCTGTACGCCAATGCGTTCAATGGCGCCTACCGAGAAGAGTTTTCACCTCGCCGTGCGGTGATCGATATCGAGCATATTGCGTCACTGAGCGATGAACGCCCGTTGGCGATGAGTTTCTATCGCGCTCTGGAAGAAGATGAAAGCATTCTGCATTTCAAACTTTTCCATGGCGTTGTGCAGGTGCCTTTGTCCGACGTGTTGCCGTTGTTTGAAAACCTCGGTCTGAGAGTCCTGGGCGAGCACCCGTTTGAGGCGGTTGATCGTAACGGCAAGGTGGTCTGGATTCATGACTTCTCTCTGCAGAGCCGCGGCGGTGAAGTGATCGATATCCAGAAAATCCGCAAGAAGTTCGAAGAGCTGTTCCTGCGCGTTTGGACCAATGAGGCGGAGAATGACATCTTCAACCGCCTGGTATTGGCGGCCCAGATGGATTGGCGGCAGATCGCCATGTTCCGAGCCTACGCCCGTTACATGCGTCAGATCCGCTTCAGCTATAGCCAGGACTTTATCGCCAATACCCTGGTTAATCACGTTCATATCGCCAAGTCTATTTACGAGCTGTTCGAAGCGCGTTTCAACCCAGCGAAAATTCAGAGCGAAGCCCAGTGTGGCGCTGCGCAACAGAAGCTGGAGATTGAAATCAACCAGGCGTTGGATGAAGTTGAACACTTGAGTGAAGACCGCGTACTGCGTCGTTATGTTGAACTGATCAAAGCGACATTGCGCACTAACTATTATCAGCGCGGCGAAGACAATGGCGTGAAGGGATATATGTCCTTCAAATTCAGCCCTCGCGACATCCCGGAAATGCCGCTGCCGCTGCCAATGTTCGAAATCTTCGTGTACTCCCCGCGTGTAGAAGGCGTGCACTTGCGCGGCGGCAAGGTCGCCCGTGGCGGTCTGCGCTGGTCTGATCGCTTTGAGGATTACCGGACGGAAGTGCTGGGGCTGGTGAAGGCGCAGCAGGTCAAGAACTCCGTTATCGTTCCTGTAGGCGCGAAGGGTGGTTTTGTCGCCAAACAGCTGCCGGAGAATGATCGCGAAGCCATGCTGAACGAGGGTATTGCCTGCTACAAAACCTTTATTCGCGGTTTGTTGGATGTCACCGATAACCTTTCCAGCGGTGAAGTGATTCCGCCCTTGGATGTGGTGCGTCACGATGAAGACGACTATTACTTGGTTGTGGCGGCGGATAAAGGCACTGCGACGTTCAGTGACATCGCCAACTCCTTGTCGGAAGAGTACAACTTCTGGCTGGGCGATGCGTTTGCATCCGGCGGCAGCCAGGGTTACGACCACAAGAAGATGGGCATCACCGCTCGCGGCGGCTGGGTTTCTGTCGAGCGCCACTTCCGTGAAATGGGCGTGAATACAGCGACTGACGACTTTACCGTGGTGGGCGTGGGCGACATGTCCGGAGACGTGTTCGGCAACGGCATGTTGCGTTCTGAGCATATTCTCATGGTGGCCGCCTTCAACCACATGCACATCTTTATCGATCCTAATCCAGATGCCGCGTCCAGTTTCGTAGAGCGCAAGCGCCTGTTCGAGCTGCCGCGCTCCACGTGGATGGATTATGATAGCAAGTTGATCTCGGCGGGCGGCGGCGTGTTCTCGCGCAACGCCAAGTCGATTCCGATCAGCCCTGAAATGAAGGCGCGCTTCGGCATCAAGCAGGATCGCCTGCCTCCCAACATGCTGATCTCACAGTTGTTGAAAGCCTCGGTGGATCTGCTTTGGTTCGGCGGCATCGGCACCTATGTGAAATCCTCGGAAGAAACGCACGCAGACGTGGGCGATAAAGCCAACGACGCGCTGCGGGTCGACGCGAGCGATCTTCAGGTGAAAGTCATCGGTGAAGGCGGCAACCTGGGCATGACCCAGTTGGCTCGTATTGAATACGCCTTCAACTATGGCCGTCTGAATACCGACTTCATTGATAACGCCGGCGGCGTCGACTGTTCTGACCACGAAGTTAACATCAAGATCCTGCTGAATGAGATTGTCGCCGGCGGCGACATGACCATGAAGCAGCGTAATAAGTTGCTGGCGGACATGACTGAGTCCGTTGCTGATCTGGTGTTGATGAATAACTATCGTCAGACCCAGGCGTTGAGTATTGCGGAAACTGATGCGGCGACTCGCATTGAAGAATACCGCCGTCTGATTAATCATCTGGAATCTATCGGTAAGCTGAATCGCGGTCTGGAGTTTATTCCGGACGATGAAACCATCACCGAACGTAAATCCATGAAGCGCGGCCTGGTGAGACCGGAACTCTGTACGCTGATTTCCTACGTCAAAGGCTGGCTGAAGGAGACCCTGATCGACAGTGATCTGGTGGATCACGAGTATCTGGCCAACGAACTGCACACTGAATTCCCTCAGGTGCTGGTGGAGAAATTTGGTCGTCAGATGCGCGACCACCGCCTGCGTCGCGAGATTATCGCCACTCAGGTCGCCAATGACATGGTCAACCACATGGGCATCACCTTTGTGGACCGTCTGCGTCAGTCTACTGGCGCGCCAGTGGCGGCGATCGCTCAGGCGTACGTTATCGCCAGAAATGTATTCCAGGTGCAGAATCAATGGGCGGCGATTGAAGCCTTGGATTATAAGGTCGGCAGCGGCATGCAGATCGCAATGATGTCCGAACTGATCCGTTTGGTGCGTAGAGCGACCCGTTGGTTCCTGAGAAATCGTCGCAGCGAACTGAATGTCATGGAGAACATGGATAAATTCTCCACCGGCATTGACTACATCGCGCATCACTTCAAGGAGCTGCTCTCCGGCGACCAGCTCAAACTGTGGCAGGAGCGCTATGACGGTTATCGTCAGGCTGGCGTGCCGGATGAACTGGCTGCGACAGTGGCGGGAACGCCGTATCTGTACTCCGCTTTGGGCATCATTGAGGCGCAGGAACAGACTAACGCCAGCCTGGATTACGTGGCGCGTATGTTCTTCCGCATGGGCGAAAGACTGGATATGCAGTGGTTTGCGCATCAGCTCAATATCGCGCAGCCGGCGACGCATTGGCAGGCGCTGGCGAGAGAGAGTTTCCGCGAAGATCTTGACTGGCAGCAGCGTGCTCTGACGGTCGGTATCCTGCGCATGACGGACGCGCCGGAAGACATTGATCAGCGTATCGACGCCTGGTCAGAGTGCAATACGGACCTGATCGAGCGCTGGCGCGGTATGTTGACCGAGCTGAAAGCGACGAAAGATCCAGAGTTCCCTATGTACTCTGTGGCCCTGCGTGAGTTGTTGGATCTGGCGCAGAGCACTACGCACGCCACCACCAAGGTCTGATAATGTAACTTAACGCTGTCACAACCCTCCGTCCAACATAGGGGGGAGGGTTGTGATGGTTTGTTTTTATAGAGTTGATCAGTAACAGCAGAGTGTTCCAGAGATGCGGCAAATCATCGTCGACATCTATATATCCGCAGATGAGTACTTGAACGTTTACCGCGGTAGCGCAAAAAGCGTCAACGCCGTAAGCCGGGAAGGGCTCAGGGTTCAATTTCCCGCTAATATCCTGCAGCGCTTCGTAACCCGAGAGGGTATTCGGGGTTCATTTGTCATCACTTTCGATGACTCCAATAAATTTCAGTCCATTGAGCAACTGGCTTAACGCCGGTTTTATTCGCCTTGCGTCAGCCAATCTGGGTGTTGAAGCGCAATCTTCAGTAACGCCGCGACGCTGATGGCGTCCGTAATTGCGCCGCTCAGCGCCATGTCCACGGCTTCTTGCAGCGGCAAGCGTTGGACTTTTAACTCCTCTGTTTCATCTGGATTCCAACCGACTTGCGTAAGCTTGCGCGCAACATACACCACGCCCTGTTCGTCGGTGACGCAATTACTGGTGTGCAGGCGCATTAGCTCCGACAGCTCATCGGCAATCAACCCCGTTTCTTCTTGTAGCTCTCTGCGCGCGGCGTCCGCTGTCCATTCATCGTGAGGAGCGCCGCCCATAGGGATCTCCCAGGAGTAGCATTCGGTCGCATAGCGATATTGTCCCACCAGCCAGGTGTAGCCATGGTCGTCGACCGGCACGATGCCGACCGCTTTGTTCTTCATATGCACAACGCCATAAATGCCGGGCTTGCCGGTGGGGGCGATGACCTCTCGATGCTCCACTTGAATCCAGGGGTTAACATAAACCTGATTGCTGGAAAGAGTGCGCCAGGGATTGATTTCAGGAGAGTCGGACATAATGGATTCCTTGTGCGACGTAGCTCGATGGCTTGAAATGATAAGAATGAGTGGAAACTTATAACAAAAACGCCGGGGGAGAAAAGCTCCGCCGGCGTTCGGGAATGGTGTAGGTTGAGTCTGGCGTCGATATCAGGAGTGTTTGACGAACCAGTAACGTTCCCAGGCGACCAGAACCCGTTCCGGGTACCAGGTTTTGCCCAAGCTGCCGTTGTAGCGGGCCAGAGCTCGAATCAGGTTGCCTTTCTCTTTGTCCAGGTAGTGCTTGAGAATGGTGCAGCCATAGCGCAGGTTAGTGGCGACATCGTGGAGGTTATCATCCGGTCGCCCGATTTCGTTTATCCAAAACGGCATCACCTGCATCAGGCCGCGCGCGCCGGCGCTGGAAACTGCGTAGGGATCAAAGCGGCTTTCCACATGCATTACCGCCAGTACAATTTCCGGATTGAGGCCGGCGCGGGATGCTTCCAGATGCACCAGTTTCAGTAATTCAAGACGCTGATTGGTGTCTTTGATGTACTTTTCCATGCGGGTGGACATATCCACCAGCCATACTTCGGCGTCAAAGCGGTCAATAAAGCTTTGGGCCTCGTTAACCGTGCGCTTTAATACGGCGCGCAGCTCCGGATCCGGCTCTTGTTGGCCGGCGGCAAGGGCGGAGACCGGCGCAAGCGCCAGCAGCATGAAAATTCCGAATAACCAAGACAAGCCCTTGCCTCGAACAAGGGCGGGGCGCACTGAATAACTGTACTGCATGATTTAATTGACTATTTTTTCAACTTCTCTTTGATGAAGTTTACAACAGTATCCACTGCCATATCTGTGCTGTCGGTATCACGGCGGCCTTTGTATTCCACATTGCCTTCCGCCAGACCGCGATCACTGATGACGACTCGGTGTGGGATGCCGATGAGCTCCATTTCCGCAAATTTAACGCCGGGGCGTTCATTACGGTCGTCCAGCAGAACATCTACGCCGGCTTGCAACAGTTCTGCGTAAAGGCTTTCTGCTTTCTCGCGCACTACATCAGATTTATGCATATTCAAAGGAACCAGGGCGACCTGGAAAGGCGCCAGGGCGTCCGGCCAGATGATGCCTTTGTCGTCGTGGCCCTGCTCAATCGCGGCGGCGACCACCCGGGAGACGCCAATGCCGTAACAGCCCATTTGCATCACGGTAGCTTTGCCGTTTTCGTCCAATACGGTGGCGTTCATGGCGGAGCTGTATTTGTCGCCCAGTTTGAATACGTGTCCAACCTCGATGCCTTTTTTGAGCACCAGGATGCCTTTGCCATCGGGGCTGAGATCGCCTTCCACCACGTTACGCAGATCGGCGGTTTCCTTTATTTCGCAGTCACGTCCCCAGTTAACGCCGGTGAAGTGCTGGCCTTCTTCGTTGGCGCCGCAGACAAAATCCGCCAGCACGGCTGCGCTGTTGTCGACAATAGTGCGAAGAGACAGATTCACGGGGCCAATGGAGCCAGGCTTGCAGCCCACCGCCGCCTCAATGGCTTCGTCGCTGGCGAACGTCAACGGGGACGCCACGCCAGGCAGCTTCTCCGCTTTGATTTCATTGAGAACATGATCGCCGCGCAGCACCAGAGCGATTATCGGAGCAGTCTCTCCTTCTTCCGCTTCGCCCAGCACCAGCAGAGTTTTCACGGTTTGCTCCGCAGGCAGTTTCAAAAATGCGGAGACGCTTTCAATTGTGCGTTGATCAGGCGTCGCTACCTTGGTCATGTCTTTGGACGGCGCAGGCGCCTGCTTGAGAGTGGTCAGGGCTTCCGCTTTTTCTAAGTTGGCGGCGTAGTCGCTCTCAGTGCTGAACGCGATCAAGTCTTCCCCGGAGTTGGCCAGTACATGGAACTCATGGGAAGATGAACCGCCAATGCTGCCGCTATCCGCTTGCACAGGACGGAAGTCCAGGCCGAAGCGAGTGAATATGCGGGTGTAAGCGTCGTACATGACCATGTAGGTTTCGTCCAGTGATTCCTGACTCACGTGGAAGGAGTAGGCGTCCTTCATCAGGAACTCTCTGGCGCGCATGATGCCGAAGCGAGGGCGGCGCTCATCGCGGAACTTCATTTGAATCTGGTAAAAATTAGCCGGTAGTTGTTTGTAGCTTTTCAGCTCATTGCGAATCAGGTCGGTGATGACTTCTTCATGAGTCGGGCCGACGCAGAAATCGCGATTGTGACGGTCGTGAATGCGTAGCAGCTCGCAGCCGTATTGCTCCCAGCGGCCGGATTCGATCCATAGTTCTGCTGGCTGCACCGCCGGCATCAACACTTCCTGGGCGCCGGAACGGTCCATTTCCTCTCTGACGATATTTTCAACTTTTTTCAGAACCCTCAAGCCAAGGGGGAGCCAGGTATAGAGACCTGCGGCCAGCTTGCGAATCATGCCCGCGCGCAGCATCAACTGATGGCTGATGACTTCCGCGTCGGCAGGGGTTTCTTTCAGGGTGGCGATCAGGTATCGACTTGCGCGCATATATCTTCCCAGGAATACAAATAAATAAGGTTAACTACCGGTAATGGTTTATTTTTACTGCCGCACTATTGTAGAAGCGATGACTCCTTGCGTACAGGCGCGATTGTATTAATTGCGAATACGGCTCAGAGGGCGGCCCGACGGCCGCCATGACGATCGGATTTATCGCAGTTTTCCCCAAAACGGCCCATCCAAGCGGCCTTTTTCGCGTCATACAACAGTTTGTCATGAGAACGCAACCGGCCTCATGGTTTATGCCATATACCTGCTTGGCAACCCTGGGGCGATGAGGCAAACTCACCAGCGTCCGATGATACAGTTGAGCCTATGATGCTGACCGCGCACGAAATTCAAAACATCATCAGAACCGGCGTGCCGATGGCGGAGTCCATCGATTTCCGGGTTGATGAGGTCTCAGGCAAGAACGCTATCGCCCGAATCCCGTTTTCAGAAACCTTTGTGCGCCCCGGAGGGACTCTTTCCGGACCCATCATCATGTCGCTGGCGGATGCATCCATGTATGCAATTATCCTGGCGACTTTAGGGCGTGTGGAAATGGCTGTCACCAGCAATTTAAACATCAACTTTTTGCAACGGCCCAAGCCGGAAGACCTTTTGGCGGAGGCGACTCTGCTTAAACTTGGCTCCCGGATTGCATTTTGTGAAGTAAATCTGTACTCGCCGAACAGCGATGGTTTGGTCGCACACGCAACGGGAAGTTACGCGTTGCCGCGGTAAGGGGGGGAGGAGCCCGCCAGGCGCGTCGCAGCTAGTAGACTGCTGTACCGCAATAATAGCCGTACCCACAACAATAAAAACCAAATGAAATGACTTTGATCAGAGTACTAACTCAAGAACGATCAGTACTAACCTCGTGGAATAACTACAGGAAGTTATGACTATGAACATTACCGCCAGTAAAAACTCAGAAGCGCTGCAGGAGCTCGAACAGCGCAGGCAGCCCGTGCAAGAACGCAGCCGGGAAAGAGTCGAGCTGATATTAAACGAAGCTGCCATTCTTATCAGTGAAGTTGGCGTGCAGGGAGCGAAAACCTCGGAGATCGCCCGTCGCGCGGGTATTTCCCTAGCGTCTTTGTATCGCTATTTCCCCAACAAGGCCGCTATAGTCAAGGCCTTGGCTGAGCGTCATATCAAGACGTTGAGCACCGTCATGGAGGAGTTTGTAAACGAGTTTGATCTGGAGGAAGGGTTTGACAAGCTTATCGACACCTTCGCCCATTTCTACCGCTCTGAGCCAGGTTACAAAGAAATCTGGTCGGGCGTCGAGGCGATGCCTGAGCTTCAGCAATTGGATCTCGGCGAGTTGTTTGATAACGCCCAGGCTATTACCAATCGCGCCAAATTGCTGTATCCGCAAGTAGAACAAGAGCGTCTGTGGTTAATATGCGTGATGCTGCCCAGAGCCTGCGGCGCTATCCTGAGGCTGGCCATGACGATGGAAGAAAAGCCTGAGTCAATCATGCTGACGGAATTAAAGTTGATGGTGAAGTCGTACTTGCGTCAACGTTTAGGTGAGCTGGACGCGGCGGCGTAACGTCGTGTGATTGGTTACCCCGCATTGGGCCTGAGGTCAGGGAGTGCGGAAACATATAAATGAAGACGTACCGCAAATAAGCAAGCGTCATCCCTGTCGCCAATACTTGGCGGCGTCTTCTTACGGTGTATTACCGGAGGACTGAAAGCGAGTCAGTCAATGACGTCTTTCAGCGCCTCCTCAAGCATATCAAATTGAAAACTGAAGTTTTCTTCCAATAAACGGGCTGGTATCGCCTTTTGTCCCGTCAACAACATCCTCGATAGCTCCCCCATCGCTAGCCTCAATGCAAACGCTGGCGCTGTGCAGAATGCAGGGCGATGAAGCAGTTTCGCCAAGGTGGCGGTGAACTCAGCGTTAGTGACCGGCGTAGGGCTGACAGCATTGTAGGGGCCGCTGCATGTAGGCGTTTCGAGCAAATGCAGCAGAACTCTTAGCAGGTCTTGAATATGGATCCAGGGCATCCACTGGCTTCCGTCGCCGAATTTCCCCCCCAGACCAAGTTTAAAAACGGGTAGCATTTTCTGTAGGAAACCCTCTTTTCCCACCACCAGGCCGATACGGGCGATGGCGACGCGCATGCCAATACTCTCTGCACTTAGGGCGGCGGCTTCCCATTCGCTGCACAGTTCATGTGTGAACTCCTCGTGGGGCGGGTTATGCTCTGTCACTAATAGGTCTTGCTGGTCTCCGTAATAGCCCACGGCGGATGCGGAAACCATTGCTTTGGGGAGCGTTTCCATTTGCTTGCACATGTCAATCAGGTCGTGGGTCAGCGCAATACGGCTTTGCTTCAGCTTTTGCTTACGCGCTTGTGTCCAGTGTCTGTCTGCTACGGGCTCGCCAGCCAGATTGATGATGGCGTCAACCGGTGTTTCTATCAGGTCCGCGCGCAGCTCTCCGATACTGCGGCAGCGCTCTCCCACAAGATGAGATACCTGTTCAGGTCTTCTGCTGAACACAGTAGTGTCGTGTCCACTGGCCCATAGCGCCCGGCACAGTTGTTTGCCGATAAAACCTGTACCCCCGGTCACCAGGATGTGCATGCTTGGATCTCCTTAAACTCTTCCTTTCAACATGTGAGTCGTCGACTGTGCGTGAGTAGTGCGCAGTGGCGATTGGGCTATCTTGTGCCTAATCGGGCGTCTATACAATAAGTTGTTTAAAACTCGACTCTTAGCTCGCTCAGTTAAGGATTTAGCGGCGTAAGCATCTCGCTGCAGTAAGTATCTGAGGCGGCTTGTGGTCTCTCGCAATTATATGCGACCTTGGTCAGCGTGCGCTGGACTGTAGAAGGTCGCGAACAATTCCTTCAACGGCGGCGATGAATAGAGGGTGCTCCCCAAGGGGTGGCAGCAGAGTGATGTCGACGCCAGACTTTTTGGTCAGCGCGGCGGTCATGGCGGGGACATCCTCTCGCAAATGTTTCCCTGCGGCGAAAAAAAGAGGCAGGACCGCTATGGACTGCGCACCCTGATCTTTAGCTTTTATCACGGCTTGTTCCAGTGTGGGTTCCGCAAGCTCCATGAACGCCAGGGAAACCTGAGTGGCGCTTTGGGAAA contains:
- a CDS encoding TetR/AcrR family transcriptional regulator, whose product is MNITASKNSEALQELEQRRQPVQERSRERVELILNEAAILISEVGVQGAKTSEIARRAGISLASLYRYFPNKAAIVKALAERHIKTLSTVMEEFVNEFDLEEGFDKLIDTFAHFYRSEPGYKEIWSGVEAMPELQQLDLGELFDNAQAITNRAKLLYPQVEQERLWLICVMLPRACGAILRLAMTMEEKPESIMLTELKLMVKSYLRQRLGELDAAA
- a CDS encoding sirohydrochlorin chelatase; the protein is MTFDHTILLAHGSRDNNWLQPFIALTERLSQSATQVSLAFMELAEPTLEQAVIKAKDQGAQSIAVLPLFFAAGKHLREDVPAMTAALTKKSGVDITLLPPLGEHPLFIAAVEGIVRDLLQSSAR
- a CDS encoding PaaI family thioesterase, with the translated sequence MMLTAHEIQNIIRTGVPMAESIDFRVDEVSGKNAIARIPFSETFVRPGGTLSGPIIMSLADASMYAIILATLGRVEMAVTSNLNINFLQRPKPEDLLAEATLLKLGSRIAFCEVNLYSPNSDGLVAHATGSYALPR
- a CDS encoding lytic transglycosylase domain-containing protein translates to MLLALAPVSALAAGQQEPDPELRAVLKRTVNEAQSFIDRFDAEVWLVDMSTRMEKYIKDTNQRLELLKLVHLEASRAGLNPEIVLAVMHVESRFDPYAVSSAGARGLMQVMPFWINEIGRPDDNLHDVATNLRYGCTILKHYLDKEKGNLIRALARYNGSLGKTWYPERVLVAWERYWFVKHS
- a CDS encoding proline--tRNA ligase, with protein sequence MRASRYLIATLKETPADAEVISHQLMLRAGMIRKLAAGLYTWLPLGLRVLKKVENIVREEMDRSGAQEVLMPAVQPAELWIESGRWEQYGCELLRIHDRHNRDFCVGPTHEEVITDLIRNELKSYKQLPANFYQIQMKFRDERRPRFGIMRAREFLMKDAYSFHVSQESLDETYMVMYDAYTRIFTRFGLDFRPVQADSGSIGGSSSHEFHVLANSGEDLIAFSTESDYAANLEKAEALTTLKQAPAPSKDMTKVATPDQRTIESVSAFLKLPAEQTVKTLLVLGEAEEGETAPIIALVLRGDHVLNEIKAEKLPGVASPLTFASDEAIEAAVGCKPGSIGPVNLSLRTIVDNSAAVLADFVCGANEEGQHFTGVNWGRDCEIKETADLRNVVEGDLSPDGKGILVLKKGIEVGHVFKLGDKYSSAMNATVLDENGKATVMQMGCYGIGVSRVVAAAIEQGHDDKGIIWPDALAPFQVALVPLNMHKSDVVREKAESLYAELLQAGVDVLLDDRNERPGVKFAEMELIGIPHRVVISDRGLAEGNVEYKGRRDTDSTDMAVDTVVNFIKEKLKK
- a CDS encoding TIGR01777 family oxidoreductase → MHILVTGGTGFIGKQLCRALWASGHDTTVFSRRPEQVSHLVGERCRSIGELRADLIETPVDAIINLAGEPVADRHWTQARKQKLKQSRIALTHDLIDMCKQMETLPKAMVSASAVGYYGDQQDLLVTEHNPPHEEFTHELCSEWEAAALSAESIGMRVAIARIGLVVGKEGFLQKMLPVFKLGLGGKFGDGSQWMPWIHIQDLLRVLLHLLETPTCSGPYNAVSPTPVTNAEFTATLAKLLHRPAFCTAPAFALRLAMGELSRMLLTGQKAIPARLLEENFSFQFDMLEEALKDVID